GATGCCGGCCGGGCCCCCATAGGAGCTGCCGGTCAAATTGATCGAGAATGTCGCCCAAACGCAGATACTGATTAAATTCCAGGAACTCGAAGGAAACGTGGTGCAGGCCGGGAGCCGTGCCGAGCACGAGGCCCAGGATGTGGTGCTGGCGATTGCCGCCGTACATCCAGCTCAAAGCATTGTTGATCATGCGCTCGGAAAGCTTCAGACCGCCGATCGCCTCGAGCTGTGCTCGGGTGGCAGCAGGGTTCGGCGTGATCAGGTTGATATGGTCTATCCGGTTGGCGCCGACGCCGGTGGTCGGATAGCGCCGACCGTAGGTGACATTGCGGATCGGCGAGTGGATTTCGAACCGCAGCCCCTCGGGCGTCGCAAAGGTCACGCCAGCGGCGATACAATCGAGGCTCGGCTCTCGCGTCAGAATGCGGCAGCCTGCGTCTTCCACCCGCGAAGCGGCTTCTTCCACCAATTCCGGCGTCAATGCTTCCAGGCCGATTGTATGCGCCGAATTCTCACTGGCATGAACGAGAACGAGTTCCGCCGCGCGGCCATTTGAACTTAGCCAGGTCTGGTCATCTTTTTGATGGGTGACGTGCAGGCCGAGGATTTGCGTCGCATCTCGTATCACGGCCTCTGGATCAATGACATTGACCTTCATATGGCCGACAGCGTGCGCGATGTGCGTCATGATTTCCTCCCTGAACTATGCCTGCGATCGTCTGGCGTTTGATACCGCAAACGCCAGACGATCGCAATATATTTCGAAATAAAAAAAATTATCGAAATTATCTGAAGGCATCGTTTTCGGCTGCGACGTGGTTGCGAAGCGTCCCGATCTTTTCGATTTCCACCTCGATGACATCGCCGACATTCAGGAAAACAGGTGGTTTGAGAGACGAACCGAAGCCCGAGGGGGTTCCCGTTACGATAACGTCGCCGGGATCGAGGATTGTGAAGCAACTCACGTAGGAAATCAGCCAGGGGATCGTGAAAATCAGGCGGTTCGTATTGTTTGTCTGACGCACCTCGCCATTGACCCGGGTCCGCAGTTCGAGACCTGCGGGATCGGAAAGTTCATCCGCCGATACCATCCAGGGGCCGAAGCCAGCGGTTCTTGCAAAATTCTTGCCGGGTGTGAACTGCGTCGAGTGCTTCTGCCAATCGCGCACGCTTCCGTCGTTGAAACAGGAATAGCCGGCAACATAGGAAAGCGCGTCAGCTTCCGCGATGTGCCGGCCAGTGCGGCCAATGATAACCGCAACTTCGCCCTCGTAGTCGAACTTCTCTGAGAGATTGGGCTTGGCTAAAGGTTGGCAATGTCCGGTCTGTGAGGCGGCAAAACGGGTGAAAAGCAAAGGGTAATCCGGCCTCTCGTTTCTCACCTCGTCCGACCCATGATAATTGGTTGCGACGCACAGAACCTTGGATGGGTTCGGGATGACAGGCAGATATTGTATCTCGGCGAGCGCAAAATCGGCGCTGGCGTCGTTTTCCGTTCCCAGCGCGTCGAAACGGCGTGAGATATGGGTAGCGAGATCCGGATAGCCGGTGCGTTTTCTCAGATCGCAGACGCCCTCATTTACGACGCAGCCGTAGCTCGCGCGACCGTTGCGCAAGAAACTCAAATATCGCATACCCTCTCCATTATTTACGAAAATAATTTATATTATCGTAAATTTGTGGGCACTCAAGAATTTTGGCTCGTTATGACGCATAGTTTTCGCCAAAGTTGATTTTTTCGAAATTTTCCGTAGATTCCAAGATTGAAGGCGGCGATGATCTTGTTACACGGAGGCTCTCTTGGAACAGCAGAATGCGGGTGGCGAAACGAGAGCTGGCGATGTGCTGCAGCGCATGCGGCAGGACATCGTAAACTGCGTTCTCAAGCCAGGCGAAAAATTGCGCTTCGAAGGTCTTCGCGAACGCTATCAGGTAAGTTTTTCGACTTTGAGAGAGGCTTTATCGCGGCTTTCTGCCGAAAATCTCGTTATAGCCGAGGGGCAACGGGGCTTCATCGTTGCACCTGTTTCCATTGCCGATCTCAACGATCTCACGGACGTTCGCATTCTCATTGAGCGGGAGGCGCTCGCCAAAGCCATTCGCAAGGGCGACGATCGCTGGGAAGGTAACATCCTCTCGGCATTTCACAGGATGGATAGGCTCCAGCAGCGAATCGGCCGAGAATATTACCTCTCCGACGAATGGAGCGTCATGCATGGAGAGTTCCACTTCTCGCTTGTCGCCGCATGTGGCTCACCCGTGCTGCTCGAAATGCGAGCCAAGCTGTTCGAACGGGCCCATCGCTATCGGCGGATGTCGTCGCAGTTTCGTCCGCAATGGCGAGAAAAGGACGTCGAGCACAAGATGATCGTCGATGCAGTGCTGGATCGAGACATCGATACCGCGCTGGGGCTGATTGAGCGGCATATCCGCGAAACAAGTGAAAATGTTATCGAACACGCAGGCCATCTTTTTCCAGACCTGCCGAGCGGCCGACCGCGTCGTGGTTCGAAGCGGTCAGCGGTTGTTGCTGCCGAGTGACGGCGACACCTAGCTGGTCGCCATACCCAAACTCTAGCTTATTCCCGAGGTCCTCTAGGACAATCGCGAAGCACGGCACGTCAATTTTTCGACAAACGAATTTTTTACGAAATTAATTGCTATTTCGAAATTTTGTCGTTACCTCTTATGGCAAGAGGAACCCCTGCCCGGTTGGGCATTATTTGTCGTGAGGAGGAACGAACTGATGACGATTTCGCAGACGATGACTGCTGCCCGTATGCACACGGTCGGCGGAGAGATGAAGATCGAAACATTGGAGATGCCGAAGCCGGGCGACATGGATGTCCTGGTCCGGGTGAAAGCCTGCGGTATCGTTCCCAATCTACACAATATTCTAGCCAACTGGCCAACCTGGTTTCCGCACATGCCGCAGCCGCCGCTTCCGGCTGTCTTCGGTCTCGATCCTGCCGGCGAGATTGCTGCCGTTGGTCGTCAAGTTCATGGATTGAAGGTCGGTGATCGCGTCTATGTCAATCCGGGCCGCAGTTGCGGTACCTGTCGGCACTGCCGGCGCGGTGACTCCATCTCCTGCAAGCACTACGCTTTTCAGGGATACTTTGGCTTCTCCGAACATGCCTTTCAGACCTTTGAGGACTACCCGATCGGCGGCTTGAGTGAATACACCGCCGCTCCGGCCTCGGCGATCGTGAAGATCCCCGACAACATGACCTTCGATCAGGCTGCGCGTCTCGGTTATCTCGGTACCGCCTATTCAGCGCTCAAGAAAGTCAATGCAGGTCCCGGCGACACGATCCTGGTGAACGGGATCAGCGGAACTCTGGGCATCGGGGCCGCGATTTTCGGTCTCGCAATGGGCGTCAAGAAAATCCTCGGGACTGGTCGCGATAAGGCGCTATTGGAGGAGATCAAAGCGTTCGCGCCACATCGCATTGAAATATTCTCGATCAATGACGGTAATGTCACCGATTTCGTGATGAAGCATACTGAGGGCGAAGGAGTTGACGCATTCCTCGATTGCAATGGGCCGGGCGCTTTGCACGACACTTTCCGTCAAGGCCTGCTCAGCCTCCGTCGCGGTGGGATCGCCGTCGATATAGGTGCGATCGCAGGTTTGGTCGAGATTGACGTTCACCGCTTGATGGACCGCAATCAGCGCCTTTATGGTTCAGCGTGGCTGACGACAGCAGAGGGCCAGGAGATGGCGGACATGGTTGCCGCCGGTATCGTGGATCTTTCCATTCTGGAGACGCAGAGTTTCCCTCTTTCCGATGTCAACATTGCGATTTCCGGCATCGCACGGCGCCATGGCGGCTTTTCGAACTTCGTGATTTGCCCCTGAGCGCAGCACCGGCCTGCCCCGTTGCGGGCGGGCTTGGTTAGTTTTCACATGATTTTGGGAGTAGATCATGACCTTCAGACGCGTCGTAACCGCCAAGAACGCATCCGGAAAATCCGTCGTCGTCAGCGATGGCACGTCGCCACGCGAACTCGCACTTAAACACACGCCAGGCTTTATATCGGCTCCCATGTGGACGATTGCAGATGTGCCGACCCTTCCGTTCGACGGAAAGGATACAATGGCCGGTAGCGGTACGCTGTTGCAGCCTGCAGGTGGATCGACCTTCTTCGTGGTCACCTTTCCTCCAGATGGCGTGATGATGTCGCCGGAGTTTCGGCCCAATCTCGCAGGTCCGGAGCACCTCGCCGCCGCGCCGGGCATCGCCGAGACGTTCGAGATGGACAATCCCGGGATGCATACCACGCCGACAGTGGACTACGGTGTCGTTCTCACAGGAAAGATAACGCTGGAACTCGACGATGGCGTTGTCGTGAATCTTGCGGCAGGCGACACTTTCGTTCAGCACGGGGCACGTCACGCTTGGCGTAATCCAAACAGCGAGCCGGCCACAATCGCGTTCGTGCTGATCGGCGCGAAGGTCGACTGAGCACACAACTGCGGCATCTGCCGATATAATTTTGGAACTCTTTAGGCTGTGGTGACGATTTAACTATTTAAGCCAGATCATGATGCTTGCGATCTTGATGAAGCCGAGGAAGTTGGCGGCGAGTTTGTCGTATCGCGTTGCGATGCGACGCCACTGTTTGAGCTTGGCAAAGAAGCTCTCGATGCCCCATCGCTGTTTATAAGCAATGCGATCATAGCCATGCTGATACTTGCGATGACGACGCGGCGGGATGACCGGCTCGCCGCCTTGGTCAAGGATGATGTCGTGCAGGCTGTCGGCATCGTAGGCGCGGTCAGCGAGCACCTGGTTGGCAGGCAATCCCCGCACGAGATCACAGGCCGGCGCCATATCGTTCTGCTGGCCTGGGCCAAGGTGGAAACGAACCGGTAGCCCGAGTGCATCCACTACTGCATGGATTTTGCTACCAAATCCGCCACGGGAACGACCGAGAGCCTGGGCTTTCGTTCCCCCCTTTTACGGCGCCCGCCAGCCGCTTGTGCCTGCGCCCGGATCACCGTGGCATCGATCGACAGCCACTCCATGTCCGGAGCGGCTGTCACCGCTTCGAAAATCCGGTCGAATACGCCCTGTTCGATCCAGCGATAGTAACGTCGTTTGACCGTCTGATAGGGGCCGAAACGATCTTCAGGCAAGTCACGCCAACGTGCACCGGATCGGGCCAGCCACAAGATCGCATCGAAGAACCGGCGCCCGTCGCTGCGGGGGCCGCGTCGACCTTTGCGCCCGCCGGGAACGAACGGCTTCAGACGCTCCCATTGATCATCTCGAAGAATTTCACCATCCATCGCCGACCTCCAAAAGTCAGCGTTGAATCTGATTTGCTCCCAAAACGGAACCCCAATTCCTTAATTCGTCACTACAGCCTAGAAGCCGGATCGTGAGGATGCCGGCTTCTTTACATCTCAGGAGGCCATCCTTCCTGAAGTTGGTCGGGAGCCACGGCACGCGCCACGTCAGCCAGGAGCTGACGCACCCAGCGATGCAAGCCTGATTTGTGCGTCCGCTCCGTCCAGTACATATCGATGTCGATTGGAATGTGAATAGGGAAAGGCCGTGCAGCCAGCCTCCCGCCATAAGCACTCGCCAATCGGTTTGGAATCGTTGCAACCAGATCCGTTCCGACGATCATCAGCTCAAGGCTGTCATGGCTGGGAAGTGTGAGCTGCGGCGCAAGGACGATGTTTCGCTCGCGAAGCGCGGCAAAATAGAGCGCTTGCCATTGGCCGTTATGGGTTATGGCAACGTGCGCGGCATTCTGAAAACGCTGTAGCGTTAGATCGCCCGTTGCCAGAGGATTATCTGCGTCCATGACACAAGAATAGTGATCGGAAAATATCCTTCGGCGGAAATAACCCTCGCCGAGGATGCGGACGGGGCCTAAGACGATGTCCGCAATGTTTTCCTTCAGCTGCTGCTTTCCGTTCACCGCAGATTCCAGGACATTGAGAACAACATTCGGTGCCGCCTGTCGCAGCGTCCTGATAAATGCGGGCAAGAGCAGGAAACGTTCGTGATGATTGCAGGAAAGGGTTACCGCGCCCTCCGCCGTCATAGGATCGAACTCCTGCGGGACAGCGATCGCAAGCATGCGGTTGAGCGTCTCGCGCGTCTGCGAAACAAGGTCCCGACATTTGTCCGTTTCCGCGATCCGGTTGCCTTGCCGCACAAAGAGCGGATCGCCAAACGCGCGTCGAAGACGGTCGATCGCGTAGCTCACGGTCGATTGGCTGATATCGAGCTGAATCGCCGCGGCGGAAAACGAACCGGCGTCGCTAACAGCGACAAGGATTTGCATCGATCTGAGATCGATCAGCGCCAATTCCTCGGGGATCATTCGCCCTCCCAATGTCATCGAATAATTCGATGGCATTCATCGTATCCATCCAATTGTCCTAGGAACAGCCCCCGCATACCCTAGTCCGAGAAAACTTGCTGGAGGGCGAGATGGGAGGAGAACCGATGCTCGCGGATGACAATAGAGCGACCGTGCCCGCAATTTCGGATGTGTCTTTTGAAGAGCTTTTGAGGGATCCCTATCCGACATTCGACCGGGCGCGCGATATGGCAGCGATCGTCAAGATCGAGGCGGCGAACATCATGGTCGCGACCCGCTACGACGACATCATGGCTATGGAGCGCGACTCCGAGATCTTCTCGTCCGAGAACCCCCAATCGCTGGTCAACAAGGTCATGGGTCATACCATGATGCGCAAGGACGGCGAGGCTCATGCCAGGGAGCGCAAGGCGATCGAGCCTGCATTGCGTCCGGGCTCCGTCAAATCTTGTTGGGCGCCGCGGCTGGAAACCATTTTCAATGAGGTCATCGCCGACTTCGAAAACGATGGGGAGGCCGATCTTTTCCACGCATTGGCGGCTCCGATGGCCGGACGCGCTCTGGCTGAGGTGCTTGGTTTCCAGGACGTCAGTTGGCAAACCATGGCGCTCTGGTCGCAATCTCTGATCGACGGCGCGGGCAATTATTCGGGAGATCCGGAGATTTCCCGCAAGGCGGAAGATGCTGCCAAGGGCGTTGAAGATGCCATCAACCGCGCCCTGCCCTTTCATCGCGACAATCCGAATGCGTCGGTGCTGTCCTCAATGATCCATGCCGAGGATCCTCACACGATCGAACAGATCTATGCCAACATCAAAGTCGCTGTTGGCGGTGGGCTCAATGAGCCACGCGATTCAATCCTGACGCTGGTTCTCGGCATGCTCGAAAACCCTGATCAGCTCGAACGAGTGAAAGCGGACCCAAACCTCTGGCCGACGGCATTCGAGGAGTCGGTGCGATGGATATCGCCGATCGGAATGTACCCGCGGCGCGTAACACGGGATGTCGTCTTTTCCGGCGTCCAACTGCGCGAGGGTGACCAGATCGGGCTCTGCGTCGGCGCGGCCAATCGGGACGCAAGCCGCTTTTCCGATCCGGATCGCTTCGATGTCTTCCGGGAAAAGAAATCGCATCTCGCCTTCGGCGCCGGTCCGCATTTCTGCGCCGGCACCTGGGTCGCGCGGCACATGGTCGGGCGTCTCGTCGTGCCGAGGCTCTTTGAACGCCTCCGTAACCTTCGTCTCAGCAATCGTGAGGCGGTACGCATTCATGGCTGGGTCTTTCGCGGCCCCGTTACCCTGCCCGTGATCTGGGATGCATGAGAGGAGAAAGCACTTGACCGACGTTACATTCATTCTTCCAGATGGAACGCGACGCTCTTGTATTGCACCGGAGGGTCTCAGCCTCATGGAGGTTGCGCTCCAGAACTCAGTGTCCGGCATCATCGCGGAATGCAACGGAGCGGCCGCCTGCGCAACCTGCCATGTGATTGTCGATGGCAGCTTAGCGGGTTCGCTCGATCCGGTGAGCGAACATGAGAATGACATGCTGGACTTCACAGCCGCGGCACGCGAACCCGGTAGTCGACTGAGTTGTCAAATCAGGGTAGACGCGCGCCTGGACGGCGCAACGATCCGCGTCCCGGCGGAGACGTAAGCAATGGCGGAACGGATCGTCATCGTCGGGGCTGGACAGGCGGGCTTAGCTGCGGCCGCCAAGCTGCGACAAGAAAAATTCGAAGGCGCGATTACCCTTCTCGGTGCCGAGGGTGTGCTGCCCTATCAGCGCCCGCCGCTCAGCAAGGCGTATCTGCTTGGCAAATTGGAAGCGGAACGCCTGTCCCTTCGCACCAGCGACTTCTATCAGCAGCAGCAGATCGATATCCGGCCGAACCTGCCGGCCCTCTCGATCGACCGTACGGCCAAGACTGTCGCTACGAGGGATGAATGCCTTCGCTACGATCATCTCATATTGGCTACCGGATCACGACCGATCCGACTGCCGGCGCGCATGACGGACGGTGTCGATGGGATCTTCTACCTGAGGAGCAAAGCCGATGCGGATTCATTGCGCCCCTTCTTGCGCAATGGCGTACGGATACTCGTGGTCGGAGGCGGTTACGTCGGGCTGGAAGTGGCTGCCGCTTCTCGACAGGTCGGCGCGGCTGTGACGGTCGTCGAGATGGCACCACGCATATTGAACCGCGTCGCGGCTGAACCGACGGCGTCCTATTTCCGTAACCTGCACCGCTCCCAAGGCGTCGAAATTCGTGAAGGCATCGGCCTGACCGGGCTCAAAGCGCACGGTGCTGCGGTCTTAGCCGCGCTGGAAGACGGATCGTCTCTGTCCATCGATGCGGTTGTGGTCGGCATCGGCGTCCAACCCGACACAGCGCTTGCGCGAGAGGCCGGACTCGAAGCCGACGGTGGGATCGTGGTCGACGGATTTGGCCGGACGTCAGATCCTTCCATCTGGGCGGCCGGGGATTGTGCCACATTCCTACACGATGGGGAGATGACACGGTTGGAATCTGTGCCGCACGCCATAGACCAGGCGGAACACGTCTCTCGCAATATCCTGGGCGCCGCTATCAGCTACCGCCCTCGCCCGTG
The nucleotide sequence above comes from Rhizobium sp. CB3090. Encoded proteins:
- a CDS encoding VOC family protein, with translation MTHIAHAVGHMKVNVIDPEAVIRDATQILGLHVTHQKDDQTWLSSNGRAAELVLVHASENSAHTIGLEALTPELVEEAASRVEDAGCRILTREPSLDCIAAGVTFATPEGLRFEIHSPIRNVTYGRRYPTTGVGANRIDHINLITPNPAATRAQLEAIGGLKLSERMINNALSWMYGGNRQHHILGLVLGTAPGLHHVSFEFLEFNQYLRLGDILDQFDRQLLWGPGRHRPGDNTYAYYTDASGMMIECSGVMAHIADDADFTPNVITNLARPGNVRDMNVWGTPAPAEWREYHYPFAKIA
- a CDS encoding fumarylacetoacetate hydrolase family protein, yielding MRYLSFLRNGRASYGCVVNEGVCDLRKRTGYPDLATHISRRFDALGTENDASADFALAEIQYLPVIPNPSKVLCVATNYHGSDEVRNERPDYPLLFTRFAASQTGHCQPLAKPNLSEKFDYEGEVAVIIGRTGRHIAEADALSYVAGYSCFNDGSVRDWQKHSTQFTPGKNFARTAGFGPWMVSADELSDPAGLELRTRVNGEVRQTNNTNRLIFTIPWLISYVSCFTILDPGDVIVTGTPSGFGSSLKPPVFLNVGDVIEVEIEKIGTLRNHVAAENDAFR
- a CDS encoding FCD domain-containing protein; the encoded protein is MEQQNAGGETRAGDVLQRMRQDIVNCVLKPGEKLRFEGLRERYQVSFSTLREALSRLSAENLVIAEGQRGFIVAPVSIADLNDLTDVRILIEREALAKAIRKGDDRWEGNILSAFHRMDRLQQRIGREYYLSDEWSVMHGEFHFSLVAACGSPVLLEMRAKLFERAHRYRRMSSQFRPQWREKDVEHKMIVDAVLDRDIDTALGLIERHIRETSENVIEHAGHLFPDLPSGRPRRGSKRSAVVAAE
- a CDS encoding alcohol dehydrogenase catalytic domain-containing protein, which translates into the protein MTISQTMTAARMHTVGGEMKIETLEMPKPGDMDVLVRVKACGIVPNLHNILANWPTWFPHMPQPPLPAVFGLDPAGEIAAVGRQVHGLKVGDRVYVNPGRSCGTCRHCRRGDSISCKHYAFQGYFGFSEHAFQTFEDYPIGGLSEYTAAPASAIVKIPDNMTFDQAARLGYLGTAYSALKKVNAGPGDTILVNGISGTLGIGAAIFGLAMGVKKILGTGRDKALLEEIKAFAPHRIEIFSINDGNVTDFVMKHTEGEGVDAFLDCNGPGALHDTFRQGLLSLRRGGIAVDIGAIAGLVEIDVHRLMDRNQRLYGSAWLTTAEGQEMADMVAAGIVDLSILETQSFPLSDVNIAISGIARRHGGFSNFVICP
- a CDS encoding cupin domain-containing protein is translated as MTFRRVVTAKNASGKSVVVSDGTSPRELALKHTPGFISAPMWTIADVPTLPFDGKDTMAGSGTLLQPAGGSTFFVVTFPPDGVMMSPEFRPNLAGPEHLAAAPGIAETFEMDNPGMHTTPTVDYGVVLTGKITLELDDGVVVNLAAGDTFVQHGARHAWRNPNSEPATIAFVLIGAKVD
- a CDS encoding IS5 family transposase (programmed frameshift) produces the protein MDGEILRDDQWERLKPFVPGGRKGRRGPRSDGRRFFDAILWLARSGARWRDLPEDRFGPYQTVKRRYYRWIEQGVFDRIFEAVTAAPDMEWLSIDATVIRAQAQAAGGRRKKGGTKAQALGRSRGGFGSKIHAVVDALGLPVRFHLGPGQQNDMAPACDLVRGLPANQVLADRAYDADSLHDIILDQGGEPVIPPRRHRKYQHGYDRIAYKQRWGIESFFAKLKQWRRIATRYDKLAANFLGFIKIASIMIWLK
- a CDS encoding LysR family transcriptional regulator; this translates as MALIDLRSMQILVAVSDAGSFSAAAIQLDISQSTVSYAIDRLRRAFGDPLFVRQGNRIAETDKCRDLVSQTRETLNRMLAIAVPQEFDPMTAEGAVTLSCNHHERFLLLPAFIRTLRQAAPNVVLNVLESAVNGKQQLKENIADIVLGPVRILGEGYFRRRIFSDHYSCVMDADNPLATGDLTLQRFQNAAHVAITHNGQWQALYFAALRERNIVLAPQLTLPSHDSLELMIVGTDLVATIPNRLASAYGGRLAARPFPIHIPIDIDMYWTERTHKSGLHRWVRQLLADVARAVAPDQLQEGWPPEM
- a CDS encoding cytochrome P450, with the translated sequence MLADDNRATVPAISDVSFEELLRDPYPTFDRARDMAAIVKIEAANIMVATRYDDIMAMERDSEIFSSENPQSLVNKVMGHTMMRKDGEAHARERKAIEPALRPGSVKSCWAPRLETIFNEVIADFENDGEADLFHALAAPMAGRALAEVLGFQDVSWQTMALWSQSLIDGAGNYSGDPEISRKAEDAAKGVEDAINRALPFHRDNPNASVLSSMIHAEDPHTIEQIYANIKVAVGGGLNEPRDSILTLVLGMLENPDQLERVKADPNLWPTAFEESVRWISPIGMYPRRVTRDVVFSGVQLREGDQIGLCVGAANRDASRFSDPDRFDVFREKKSHLAFGAGPHFCAGTWVARHMVGRLVVPRLFERLRNLRLSNREAVRIHGWVFRGPVTLPVIWDA
- a CDS encoding 2Fe-2S iron-sulfur cluster-binding protein — its product is MTDVTFILPDGTRRSCIAPEGLSLMEVALQNSVSGIIAECNGAAACATCHVIVDGSLAGSLDPVSEHENDMLDFTAAAREPGSRLSCQIRVDARLDGATIRVPAET
- a CDS encoding FAD-dependent oxidoreductase, translated to MAERIVIVGAGQAGLAAAAKLRQEKFEGAITLLGAEGVLPYQRPPLSKAYLLGKLEAERLSLRTSDFYQQQQIDIRPNLPALSIDRTAKTVATRDECLRYDHLILATGSRPIRLPARMTDGVDGIFYLRSKADADSLRPFLRNGVRILVVGGGYVGLEVAAASRQVGAAVTVVEMAPRILNRVAAEPTASYFRNLHRSQGVEIREGIGLTGLKAHGAAVLAALEDGSSLSIDAVVVGIGVQPDTALAREAGLEADGGIVVDGFGRTSDPSIWAAGDCATFLHDGEMTRLESVPHAIDQAEHVSRNILGAAISYRPRPWFWSDQYATKLQIAGLNRGYDRTTVTPGATEGSMTVSYLDGDRLLAVDCLNDARSFMQAKRRLGL